CGCAGTCCAATGCCGCGACGGCCTATCTCAACTGGAAGTCGACGGTACTGACCGCAATTGAACAGGTCGAGAATGCACTTTCGGCTGTCCGGCGCGACGCCCGCACGGTTTCGGCGCTTCAAGCCCAGGTGAAGACCACGCAGGAAACGCTCGAACTTTCGACCGCATCCTATAAGGACGGTGCTTCTTCGCTGCTCGACGTTCTTGACGCCCAGCGCCAGGTTTCGCTCGCCCAGGCAAGCCTTGCCGCAGCCGTCCAGCAGATGGCCAAGGACTACGTATCGCTGAACATCGCAGTCGGCGGCGGCTTCGCCCCCGGCGGCAAGACCACCGCACCGGCGGCGAAGGTTGTGGCCGTCAGGGGCTGACAGCTGCTTCAATCGACCTGAGAAGTACAAAGCCTCGCGATCGTCTCGCGGGGCTTTTTCTTATCCGCGGCGTGCCGCAACCGAATAATTGCGCATAAGATGAATTCGGATTCGACATGCGGAAAAAGCCGAGCTATTAATCTGATTAAACGATTAATCAGAATGATCGTCAGTCATGACAGCATCGCGCCCGGGACCGAACCTCAACAGGATAGCGACGTCGCTCGGCGTCTCCGTCGCCACGGTCTCCAATGCGCTTTCCGGCAAAGGCCGGGTCTCCGGTCAATTGGTCGAACGAATTCGCGAGCATGCAGCCGAGCTCGGTTACGTCCCGAGCCAGGCCGGCCGGGCGCTGCGGACCGGCCGCAGCGGCGTTCTCGGCCTGGTGCTGCCCGATATAGCCAATCCGCTGTTCCCGAAGATCGCACAGGCGATCGAATTCGCCGCCTCCGCCGCCGGTTACGGCGTCCTGATCGCCGATTCCCGCGGCGATGTCGCCGCCCAGACCGAGGCGATCAACCGGCTGGTCGAGCGCGGCGTTGACGGCATGGTCATCATTCCCCGCCGCGGCACCCGCATTTCGTCCGCCGCCTGTCCCGTCGCCATCATCGACACTCCCTCGACGCCTGGCAACACCGTTTCCGCCGACCACTGGCAGGGCGGGCTCGAAATCGCCGGCCATCTCGCAGGCCTCGGCCATCGCCGTATCCTCATCATCGGCAACAATCAGGAATCCAACGTCCAGAACGACCGCGCCGGCGGCATCCGCTCCGGCATGCGCCCGGGCATGCATTCGGAAACCCTGTGGATCGACCAGTTGGAGCAGGAGAACGGCAGCGGCTGCCCGCTCGGTCTCGCCGAAAAGGTCAGCCAAGGTTTCACCGCCTTCGCAGCCCTTTCCGACCTGCAGGCGCTGCGCGCGCTGACGGAGTTGCAGCAGGCGGGCATCAACATTCCCACCGATGTCAGCGTCACCGGCTTCGACGACCTCATCTGGTCGTCTGTTGTTACGCCGTCGCTGACGACGGTCCGGATGGACATGGATAGGATTGCCGAAATTGCCGTGTCGGCGCTGGTGGATACCATAAAAACAAGCAGCATCCGGGAGGGCGTGCTTGTTACCGCGAAGATCAAACGCGTCGCCATGCAGCTGATCGTCCGTCAATCATCCGGGCCTGCGAAACCGCCACAAAAGACTTCAGAGATGGAGAACATGTAAGATGAAAAAAGCTTTCATTGCCTCGGCAACCCCCCTCCTCGATACCGCGCTCGCCTTCGATCTG
This Rhizobium brockwellii DNA region includes the following protein-coding sequences:
- a CDS encoding LacI family DNA-binding transcriptional regulator, with the translated sequence MTASRPGPNLNRIATSLGVSVATVSNALSGKGRVSGQLVERIREHAAELGYVPSQAGRALRTGRSGVLGLVLPDIANPLFPKIAQAIEFAASAAGYGVLIADSRGDVAAQTEAINRLVERGVDGMVIIPRRGTRISSAACPVAIIDTPSTPGNTVSADHWQGGLEIAGHLAGLGHRRILIIGNNQESNVQNDRAGGIRSGMRPGMHSETLWIDQLEQENGSGCPLGLAEKVSQGFTAFAALSDLQALRALTELQQAGINIPTDVSVTGFDDLIWSSVVTPSLTTVRMDMDRIAEIAVSALVDTIKTSSIREGVLVTAKIKRVAMQLIVRQSSGPAKPPQKTSEMENM